A genomic region of Rhipicephalus sanguineus isolate Rsan-2018 chromosome 1, BIME_Rsan_1.4, whole genome shotgun sequence contains the following coding sequences:
- the LOC119400835 gene encoding uncharacterized protein LOC119400835 → MAAVRQMSVPQAGLEAEERARSPSRDERRGSSSPRRSAVIPESTVVVAEPLSKSASQPSSFKVKLTRRDTSNKLVVDSTAVKATTSSSDGERGKPKPNKAAGWKTSKFFSKTMSSAELLRGLKKLSVNTATTSTSDDPDAKPPSGGKVKFTMKKRNSSSDSAVNKDRSPEGLRSGEGSRKSSRESSDGSPNVSPRTSIDEGIVCKKEDILSLIHHNTKKKSSIGSVAVPIAGATSPKKLALRTTRSATIDPSGMATDPYEPTAENIPRIVSTPPAPRRGSTTLERSTSEEAKPSKSKRNSLSGKGAPQRSLEDAPSSPADEPSVRKSKRKQSGEAVREVKKETPEESAKEPPKKDESQVKWDEGNVVDAMLLGDAIEAFLRGSMGGTSAAMPATPKRVSFKKT, encoded by the coding sequence ATGGCTGCAGTGCGGCAGATGTCAGTGCCACAGGCGGGGCTGGAGGCGGAGGAGCGGGCTCGGTCGCCATCGCGCGACGAGCGCCGCGGCTCATCCAGCCCCCGGCGCTCGGCCGTCATCCCGGAGAGCACAGTGGTCGTAGCCGAGCCGTTGAGCAAGAGTGCCTCACAGCCATCAAGCTTCAAAGTCAAGCTCACGCGTCGCGACACCTCCAACAAGCTCGTGGTAGACTCGACTGCCGTCAAAGCGACCACCAGCTCCTCGGACGGTGAAAGAGGCAAGCCGAAGCCCAACAAGGCTGCGGGATGGAAGACTTCCAAGTTTTTCAGCAAGACGATGTCTTCAGCCGAGCTTCTACGTGGCCTGAAGAAGCTCTCGGTGAACACCGCTACGACGAGCACCTCTGACGACCCggacgcaaaacccccttcaggAGGTAAGGTCAAGTTTACGATGAAAAAACGCAACTCGTCCAGTGACTCGGCCGTCAACAAAGACCGCTCACCAGAGGGGCTGCGCAGCGGAGAGGGGTCGAGGAAGTCTTCCCGAGAGTCTTCGGACGGTTCGCCCAACGTGTCCCCGCGAACGAGCATCGACGAAGGAATTGTCTGCAAGAAGGAAGACATCCTCTCTCTCATTCATCacaacacaaaaaagaagtcgtCTATTGGCTCCGTCGCAGTACCGATCGCCGGTGCCACTTCTCCCAAGAAGCTAGCACTTCGAACGACGCGTTCGGCCACCATTGACCCCTCAGGCATGGCCACCGACCCTTATGAGCCGACGGCCGAAAATATCCCCAGGATCGTGTCGACACCGCCAGCGCCCCGCAGGGGATCCACCACCCTCGAGCGCAGTACCAGTGAGGAGGCCAAACCAAGCAAGTCAAAGCGCAACAGTCTGTCTGGCAAAGGCGCGCCCCAAAGGTCCCTGGAGGATGCGCCGTCCTCACCAGCGGATGAGCCAAGCGTCCGCAAGTCTAAGCGGAAGCAGTCAGGCGAAGCTGTTCGCGAGGTCAAGAAGGAGACTCCCGAAGAGAGCGCCAAGGAACCGCCGAAAAAAGACGAGTCTCAGGTCAAGTGGGACGAGGGCAACGTTGTAGATGCCATGCTTCTTGGGGACGCCATTGAGGCATTTCTCAGGGGCTCCATGGGCGGCACTTCGGCTGCTATGCCTGCAACGCCCAAGAGGGTCTCTTTCAAAAAAACGTGA